The following proteins are encoded in a genomic region of Aerosakkonema funiforme FACHB-1375:
- the scpB gene encoding SMC-Scp complex subunit ScpB: MSDRLATKIEAILYLKGQPLSIAAIAEYAGCSKAKAQDALLELVADYAHRDSALEVVETPEGYSLQLRTTFQELMQNLIPPELGVGALRTLAAIALKGPISQTELVDLRGSGAYQQVQELVELGYIRKRRQADGRSYWLQVTEKFHQYFQIDRLPQLNGSTEN, translated from the coding sequence ATGTCGGATCGTTTGGCAACGAAGATTGAAGCAATTCTCTACTTAAAAGGACAGCCTCTTTCCATTGCAGCGATCGCCGAGTATGCTGGATGCAGCAAGGCCAAAGCTCAGGACGCGCTGCTAGAACTCGTCGCTGACTACGCTCATCGAGACAGCGCCTTAGAAGTTGTGGAAACTCCAGAGGGTTACAGCTTGCAACTGCGGACAACTTTCCAGGAATTAATGCAAAATTTAATACCACCAGAATTAGGGGTGGGAGCTTTGCGAACACTGGCAGCGATCGCCCTCAAAGGGCCGATATCCCAAACAGAATTAGTCGATCTGCGCGGTTCTGGAGCTTATCAGCAAGTCCAGGAACTCGTCGAACTGGGGTATATTCGCAAACGGCGACAGGCAGATGGGAGGTCTTATTGGCTACAAGTAACGGAGAAATTTCATCAGTATTTTCAAATCGATCGGCTGCCGCAACTGAATGGCTCGACTGAAAATTGA
- a CDS encoding carbon-nitrogen hydrolase family protein produces MKSYIAAAIQMTSVPDLQKNLVQAEELIELAKGRGAELVCLPENFAFMGEEKDKIAQAEVIAQSSEKFLKTMAQRFQVTILGGGFPVPVSTGKFYNTALLIDPSGQALARYEKVHLFDVNLPDGNTYRESSTVMAGNRIPPVAPTKELGNLGLSVCYDVRFPELYRHLSQMGADVLFVPAAFTAYTGKDHWQVLIQARAIENTCYVIAPAQTGNHYGMRHTHGHATIVDPWGTILADAGDKPGVAIAEINPIRLEQVRRQMPSLQHRVF; encoded by the coding sequence ATGAAGTCATATATCGCCGCCGCCATCCAAATGACTAGCGTACCTGACCTGCAAAAAAACCTGGTTCAGGCAGAAGAATTAATTGAACTTGCCAAAGGGCGGGGTGCCGAGTTGGTCTGTTTGCCGGAAAACTTTGCTTTTATGGGCGAAGAGAAAGACAAAATTGCCCAAGCGGAAGTGATTGCCCAGAGTAGCGAAAAATTTCTCAAAACAATGGCGCAACGCTTCCAGGTCACTATCTTGGGCGGTGGCTTTCCTGTTCCCGTCAGTACTGGTAAATTTTACAACACTGCCCTCTTGATCGACCCCAGCGGTCAAGCGCTAGCCCGTTACGAAAAAGTTCACTTATTTGATGTTAACTTACCCGACGGCAACACCTACCGAGAATCTAGCACGGTAATGGCCGGAAACCGCATACCGCCTGTTGCTCCCACCAAAGAGTTGGGAAATTTGGGACTTTCGGTGTGCTACGATGTCCGCTTCCCGGAACTTTACCGTCACCTATCGCAAATGGGAGCCGATGTGCTGTTTGTGCCAGCAGCTTTCACTGCTTATACTGGTAAGGATCACTGGCAAGTATTAATTCAAGCCAGAGCGATCGAAAATACCTGTTACGTCATCGCACCAGCGCAAACTGGGAATCACTACGGTATGCGCCATACCCACGGACACGCCACGATCGTTGACCCTTGGGGTACAATTTTAGCCGATGCTGGGGACAAACCCGGAGTTGCGATCGCAGAAATCAATCCCATTCGCCTCGAACAAGTCCGCCGTCAAATGCCTTCTCTCCAACATCGCGTTTTCTAA
- a CDS encoding ADP-ribosylglycohydrolase family protein, with translation MSPLSRSYITILEDNLERKAEMKRYLGEFFSTRSAIFFDNAPDAIAWLKECLQFCALISLDRDLGSSYWRDGEIFDPGTGRDVVDYLVAAKVQCPVIIHSSNYAEAGGMEVALGFSDRLYKRVFPSRDLDWIGTDWVNTIKIFLQPIANADLTELLIPAVDAAWENFWEFALTYNVINDWDNLEKAIFFGKQSKQYYGNNNILPSSLSELRTCLWAERNYWQRYGVEPDENGTIYIRAILERIREKVRSGETESRKNNSNKIKNTNLADKIRGVIYGQAVGDALGLGAEGLLKSQVSIYYPDGLQNYSQIVRDRHRSCWVYGDWTDDTDMMLCILDSLLAQQRLNLWDIGIRFYQWASAGNPGLGYSTHCVLFSRYLSAIDFFQPDFENNYYVAAQHFWESYGKEAAANGGVMRTSILGVWEYLFPEKVRENASKVCQITHYDPRCVASCVAVSLTISALLRGVTNIENLVAEIAAEVAQYHSEIWEYFERSKATSIEALQLGDERSMGYTLKTMSAGFWALQNAPSYADGVLQIIHEGGDADTNAAVAGAMLGAKFGYESIPKLWIEELAYKAELEVRVEQLIELVMSNE, from the coding sequence ATGTCGCCACTAAGCCGATCGTACATTACGATTTTAGAAGATAACTTAGAACGAAAAGCGGAAATGAAGCGATATCTGGGCGAATTTTTTTCTACCCGGTCGGCGATATTTTTTGATAACGCCCCAGATGCGATCGCATGGCTGAAAGAGTGCTTGCAATTCTGCGCTTTGATTAGTTTAGATCGCGATTTGGGAAGCAGTTATTGGCGGGATGGAGAAATCTTCGATCCCGGAACTGGTAGAGATGTGGTCGATTATTTGGTAGCAGCGAAAGTTCAATGTCCGGTGATTATTCACTCTTCTAACTATGCTGAAGCTGGCGGAATGGAAGTAGCGCTGGGTTTTAGCGATCGTCTCTACAAACGGGTGTTTCCCAGCCGAGATTTAGATTGGATTGGGACTGACTGGGTAAACACGATAAAAATTTTTCTTCAACCTATTGCTAATGCAGATTTAACAGAATTACTTATTCCTGCTGTCGATGCTGCTTGGGAAAATTTTTGGGAATTTGCTTTAACTTATAATGTAATAAATGATTGGGATAATTTAGAAAAAGCGATTTTCTTTGGCAAGCAAAGTAAGCAATATTATGGTAATAACAATATTTTACCTTCTAGTTTGTCCGAACTGCGAACTTGCTTGTGGGCTGAACGAAATTACTGGCAACGCTATGGCGTTGAACCTGATGAAAACGGTACCATTTATATCAGAGCTATTCTGGAAAGGATTCGGGAAAAAGTGCGTTCAGGTGAAACTGAAAGCAGGAAAAATAACTCAAATAAAATTAAGAATACCAATTTAGCTGACAAAATTCGCGGTGTTATTTACGGACAAGCAGTTGGCGATGCTTTAGGCTTAGGCGCTGAAGGATTATTAAAATCGCAAGTATCGATATATTACCCGGATGGATTGCAAAATTATAGCCAAATTGTACGCGATCGCCATCGTTCCTGCTGGGTGTACGGTGATTGGACTGATGACACCGATATGATGCTTTGCATTCTCGATAGTTTGCTGGCACAACAGCGTTTAAATTTGTGGGATATTGGCATAAGATTTTATCAGTGGGCATCTGCTGGCAATCCTGGATTGGGTTATTCAACACACTGCGTTCTTTTTTCTCGTTATTTATCTGCAATTGACTTTTTCCAGCCTGATTTTGAGAATAACTATTATGTAGCTGCTCAACATTTTTGGGAAAGTTATGGTAAGGAAGCAGCTGCTAACGGTGGGGTGATGCGAACTTCTATTTTGGGTGTATGGGAGTATCTGTTTCCTGAAAAAGTGAGAGAGAATGCTAGCAAAGTTTGCCAAATAACTCACTACGATCCGCGCTGCGTGGCTTCTTGCGTGGCGGTTTCTCTGACAATTAGCGCTTTATTGAGAGGGGTAACAAATATTGAAAATTTAGTCGCAGAAATTGCAGCAGAAGTAGCCCAATACCATTCAGAAATATGGGAATATTTTGAGAGATCGAAAGCAACATCCATAGAAGCTTTACAACTGGGAGATGAAAGGAGTATGGGATATACTCTCAAAACCATGAGTGCGGGATTTTGGGCGTTGCAAAACGCTCCATCTTACGCCGATGGGGTGTTGCAAATTATACATGAAGGTGGAGATGCAGATACAAATGCTGCTGTAGCTGGTGCAATGTTGGGCGCTAAGTTTGGGTATGAGTCTATCCCAAAACTATGGATCGAGGAATTAGCTTACAAAGCGGAATTGGAAGTGAGGGTGGAACAATTGATTGAGTTAGTGATGAGTAATGAGTAA
- the fba gene encoding class II fructose-bisphosphate aldolase (catalyzes the reversible aldol condensation of dihydroxyacetonephosphate and glyceraldehyde 3-phosphate in the Calvin cycle, glycolysis, and/or gluconeogenesis), protein MALVPMRLLLDHAAENGYGIPAYNVNNMEQIQAIMQAAQETNSPVILQASRGARKYAGENFLRHLILAAVETYPHIPIVMHQDHGNEPATCYSAIKNGFTSVMMDGSLEADAKTPASYEYNVSVTREVVKVAHAIGASVEGELGCLGSLETGMGEAEDGHGFEGKLDHSQLLTDPDQAVDFVEQTQVDALAVAIGTSHGAYKFTRKPTGEILAISRIEEIHRRLPNTHLVMHGSSSVPEDLIALINQYGGAIPETYGVPLEEIQKGIKSGVRKVNIDTDNRLAITAAVREALAKDAKEFDPRHFLKPSIKYMQKVCAERYQAFGTSGNATKIKQVSLDDYAAKYAKGELNVVTKAAVSV, encoded by the coding sequence ATGGCGCTTGTACCTATGCGGCTGCTGTTGGATCACGCGGCTGAGAACGGATACGGTATTCCAGCTTACAACGTCAACAACATGGAGCAGATCCAAGCCATCATGCAGGCTGCTCAAGAGACGAATAGCCCCGTGATTTTGCAAGCTTCTCGCGGCGCTCGCAAATATGCTGGCGAAAACTTCCTGCGCCATCTGATTTTAGCGGCTGTGGAAACCTATCCCCACATCCCCATTGTCATGCACCAAGATCATGGCAACGAACCAGCCACCTGCTACTCTGCCATCAAGAACGGTTTCACCAGCGTGATGATGGACGGCTCCTTGGAAGCCGATGCGAAGACTCCAGCCAGCTACGAGTACAACGTCAGCGTTACCCGCGAAGTGGTGAAGGTTGCTCACGCGATCGGTGCTAGCGTAGAAGGCGAACTGGGTTGCTTGGGTTCTCTGGAAACCGGTATGGGTGAAGCGGAAGACGGTCACGGCTTTGAAGGAAAGCTGGATCACTCCCAACTGCTGACCGACCCCGACCAAGCAGTTGACTTCGTAGAACAAACTCAAGTTGATGCTCTGGCAGTAGCAATTGGCACCAGCCACGGCGCTTACAAGTTCACCCGCAAGCCAACTGGCGAAATCTTGGCTATCAGCCGCATCGAAGAAATTCACCGTCGTCTGCCTAACACCCACCTGGTAATGCACGGTTCCTCCTCCGTGCCAGAAGATTTGATCGCTCTGATCAACCAATACGGTGGTGCTATCCCCGAAACCTACGGTGTACCTCTGGAAGAAATCCAAAAAGGTATCAAGAGCGGTGTTCGCAAGGTAAATATTGATACCGACAACCGTTTGGCAATCACGGCAGCCGTGCGCGAAGCTTTGGCGAAAGATGCCAAGGAATTTGACCCCCGTCACTTCCTGAAGCCTTCGATTAAGTATATGCAGAAAGTTTGTGCTGAGCGTTACCAAGCTTTCGGTACTTCTGGCAATGCTACCAAGATCAAGCAAGTCTCTTTGGATGACTATGCTGCTAAATACGCTAAGGGCGAATTGAATGTTGTGACTAAGGCAGCTGTATCTGTCTAA
- a CDS encoding aldose epimerase family protein, whose protein sequence is MLAIAVKEQQYKTYILSDLSSQSELEVVPERGGIITRWRIQGQEILYLDAERFADPNLSVRGGIPILFPICGNLPDNTYTHKEKQYTLKQHGFARDLPWEVANQVTQDQVSITLVLESDDVTRKVYPFDFKLSFTYQIRGNTLQIRQCYTNLSDEQMSFSTGLHPYFYTFDKTQLQFRIPATEYQDQRNKTIHPFTGSFDFDTDEIDVAFRDVRSPFASVTDTSRNLRLSLSYDEAYSTLVFWTVKGKDYYCLEPWSAPRNALNTGENLIHVEPEATFETLVSLTASFF, encoded by the coding sequence GTGTTGGCGATCGCAGTCAAAGAGCAGCAATACAAAACCTACATCCTCTCCGACCTTTCATCTCAATCCGAGCTAGAAGTCGTTCCAGAGCGAGGGGGTATCATTACCAGATGGCGTATCCAAGGTCAAGAAATCCTCTACCTGGATGCAGAGCGATTTGCCGATCCAAACTTGAGCGTTAGAGGTGGAATTCCGATCCTGTTTCCCATCTGCGGTAATTTACCCGACAATACTTACACCCATAAAGAGAAGCAATACACCCTCAAACAACACGGCTTTGCTCGCGACCTCCCCTGGGAAGTGGCCAATCAAGTCACGCAAGACCAAGTGAGCATTACCCTGGTTTTGGAAAGTGACGATGTAACTCGGAAAGTATACCCGTTTGACTTCAAACTCAGCTTTACTTACCAGATTAGGGGCAACACGCTGCAAATTCGCCAATGTTATACCAATTTATCTGACGAGCAGATGTCGTTTTCCACGGGTCTGCATCCTTATTTTTATACGTTTGACAAGACGCAGTTGCAGTTCAGGATTCCCGCCACCGAGTACCAAGATCAACGAAACAAGACAATCCATCCCTTTACGGGTAGCTTTGACTTCGACACCGATGAAATCGATGTGGCATTCCGGGATGTCAGAAGTCCATTCGCCAGCGTTACTGACACCAGTCGCAACCTCCGGCTATCCCTCAGTTACGATGAAGCCTATTCTACCCTGGTATTCTGGACTGTAAAAGGTAAAGATTACTACTGCCTGGAACCTTGGAGCGCCCCTCGTAACGCGCTCAATACTGGTGAAAATTTGATTCATGTAGAACCGGAAGCAACTTTTGAAACGCTTGTTAGTTTGACGGCAAGCTTTTTCTAA
- a CDS encoding DUF6679 family protein → MLHRKIYQLCCDGREVCVFLRDQQRWIERARIIDIEGDLVTLRYETEEDDEISSWEEMVRLESIGAVSQKLASVPRGNVEPLVSDDCPEAEQIRNHYPDSNLD, encoded by the coding sequence ATGCTACACCGCAAGATCTATCAACTCTGTTGCGATGGTCGAGAAGTCTGTGTTTTCTTGCGGGACCAGCAACGTTGGATAGAACGCGCTCGCATCATCGATATTGAAGGAGATTTAGTTACATTACGTTATGAAACAGAAGAAGATGATGAAATTTCTTCTTGGGAAGAGATGGTGCGCCTAGAAAGCATTGGTGCTGTCAGTCAGAAATTAGCATCAGTACCGAGAGGTAATGTAGAACCGTTGGTTTCAGATGATTGTCCCGAAGCCGAACAAATTCGCAATCATTACCCAGACTCCAATTTAGATTAA